Proteins encoded together in one Lathyrus oleraceus cultivar Zhongwan6 chromosome 5, CAAS_Psat_ZW6_1.0, whole genome shotgun sequence window:
- the LOC127078673 gene encoding uncharacterized protein LOC127078673, giving the protein MDPIKYIFEKPAVTGRITRWKMLLTEYNIQYVTQKAIKGSVLADYLAHQPIEDYHPIQFDFPNEDVMVIRDCETPGSDEGPEPGSRWKLVFGGASNATGHGIGAVITSPTGYHIPFTARLCFTCTNNMAEYEACILGIGEAIDLRIKILEVYGDSTLIINQIKGEWGAHNAKLIQY; this is encoded by the coding sequence ATGGATCCtatcaagtatatcttcgagaagcctgcaGTAACTGGGAGAATAACCCGATGGAAAATGTTGCTAACAGAATACAACATCCAATATGTCACACAAAAGGCCATAAAAGGGAGTGTGTTAGCGGATTATCTCGCACATCAGCCAATAGAAGATTATCACCCTATACAGTTTGACTTTCCTAACGAAGATGTTATGGTAATAAGGGATTGCGAGACCCCAGGTTCcgatgaaggacctgaaccaggATCACGATGGAAATTGGTATTTGGTGGTGCTTCAAACGCAACCGGACATGGAATCGGAGCCGTCATAACCTCCCCAACAGGGTACCATATTCCTTTCACTGCTAGGTTATGCTTCACATGTACGAACaacatggcagagtatgaggcaTGCATCCTAGGGATTGGCGAAGCCATCGACTTAAGAATCAAGATTCTAGAggtatatggagattcaactctTATCATCAATCAAATCAAGGGAGAATGGGGGGCTCATAATGCTAAGTTAATCCAGTACTGA
- the LOC127083885 gene encoding amino acid permease 6, with protein MTQKNSMYIDTPEAFIDGGKNFDDDGRDKRTGTWVTASAHIITAVIGSGVLSLAWAIAQMGWVAGPAVLLAFSLITYFTSTLLADSYRSPDPVHGKRNYTYSEVVRSVLGGRKFQLCGLAQYINLIGVTIGYTITASISMVAVKRSNCYHKHGHEAKCYISNNPFMIIFACIQVVLSQIPNFHKLSWLSIVAAVMSFAYSAIGLGLSIAKVVGGGPAVRTSLTGVQVGVDVTGTEKVWRMFQAIGDIAFAYAYSNVLIEIQDTLKSSPPENQIMKRASMIGILTTTMFYMLCGCLGYAAFGNDAPGNFLTGFGFYEPFWLIDFANVCIAVHLIGAYQVFCQPIFGFVESKSKEKWSDSKFVNGEHAINVPLCGTLYVNFFRVVWRTSYVAVTSLIAMMFPFFNDFLGLIGSLSFWPLTVYFPIEMYIKQSKMQRFSFTWTWLKILSWACLVVSIISAAGSIQGLAHDLKKYQPFKAQQ; from the exons ATGACTCAGAAAAACAGCATGTACATCGACACCCCAGAAGCTTTTATCGATGGTGGCAAAAACTTTGACGATGATGGACGAGACAAAAGAACTG GTACATGGGTGACTGCAAGTGCACACATCATAACAGCAGTGATAGGTTCAGGAGTTTTATCACTTGCATGGGCAATAGCTCAAATGGGTTGGGTTGCTGGTCCAGCAGTTCTACTAGCTTTTTCTTTAATCACTTATTTCACTTCCACTCTTCTTGCTGATTCCTATCGTTCACCTGATCCTGTTCATGGCAAACGAAACTACACTTACTCAGAAGTTGTAAGATCTGTCTTAGGAGGAAGAAAATTCCAGCTATGTGGATTAGCTCAATATATAAATCTCATCGGTGTAACTATCGGTTACACGATAACTGCTTCGATTAGTATGGT GGCTGTGAAGAGGTCGAATTGCTATCATAAACATGGACATGAAGCAAAGTGTTATATATCAAATAATCCTTTCATGATTATATTTGCTTGCATTCAAGTTGTGCTAAGTCAGATACCGAATTTCCATAAGCTTTCATGGCTCTCAATAGTTGCAGCTGTTATGTCTTTTGCTTACTCCGCAATTGGGTTAGGTCTCTCTATAGCTAAAGTAGTAG GTGGGGGACCTGCTGTAAGGACATCGTTAACAGGGGTGCAAGTTGGGGTGGATGTTACAGGAACTGAGAAAGTTTGGAGGATGTTTCAAGCTATTGGTGATATTGCATTTGCTTATGCTTATTCTAATGTGCTCATTGAGATACAG GATACCTTGAAATCAAGCCCTCCAGAGAACCAAATCATGAAAAGAGCAAGTATGATTGGCATCTTGACTACAACAATGTTTTATATGTTGTGTGGTTGTTTAGGATATGCAGCATTTGGAAACGATGCACCGGGAAATTTCCTCACTGGGTTCGGCTTTTACGAGCCGTTTTGGCTAATAGATTTTGCCAACGTCTGCATAGCAGTACACTTGATTGGAGCTTATCAG GTCTTCTGTCAACCAATATTTGGATTCGTAGAAAGTAAGAGTAAGGAAAAATGGTCGGATAGCAAATTTGTAAATGGAGAGCATGCTATAAATGTTCCTCTATGTGGAACCTTATATGTGAACTTCTTCAGGGTAGTGTGGAGAACATCATATGTTGCTGTCACTTCTCTCATAGCTATGATGTTTCCATTCTTCAATGACTTCCTAGGCTTGATTGGTTCACTTTCCTTTTGGCCATTAACGGTTTATTTCCCCATAGAGATGTACATCAAGCAGTCCAAGATGCAAAGATTTTCCTTCACATGGACATGGCTGAAGATATTGAGCTGGGCGTGCCTCGTCGTTTCTATCATCTCGGCTGCTGGTTCCATCCAAGGCCTTGCTCATGATCTCAAAAAATACCAGCCATTCAAAGCTCAGCAATAA